A window of Streptomyces marispadix contains these coding sequences:
- a CDS encoding sulfite exporter TauE/SafE family protein, producing the protein MRTLILLALAGLGAQLVDGSLGMAYGVTSTTLLLAVGTNPAAASATVHLAEIGTTLVSGASHWRFGNVDWRVVAKIGVPGAVGAFAGATVLSGLSTAVAEPAMSMILLALGLYLLSRFTFTGFSSRNLGKPLRKRFLSPLGLVAGFVDATGGGGWGPVGTPAILASGRLEPRKVIGSIDTSEFLVTVAASIGFLTGLGSQGVNWTWAGALLVGGVVAAPIAAWLVRHVPPRILGSAVGGIIVITNTRTLLDSDWIAASGPVKTVVYVLLYAIWAAALAYSVKEHRDAATSPASGRRRGPPPRRRPVRRTRPRMR; encoded by the coding sequence ATGCGGACGCTCATCTTGTTGGCACTGGCGGGCCTGGGCGCCCAACTGGTGGACGGCAGCCTGGGAATGGCCTACGGCGTCACCTCCACCACGCTGCTGCTGGCCGTCGGGACCAACCCCGCGGCGGCGTCCGCGACCGTGCATCTCGCCGAGATAGGCACGACCCTCGTCTCCGGCGCCTCGCACTGGCGCTTCGGCAACGTCGACTGGCGAGTCGTCGCGAAGATCGGAGTCCCGGGCGCCGTGGGCGCGTTCGCCGGAGCGACGGTGCTCTCCGGTCTCTCCACGGCGGTCGCCGAACCGGCGATGTCCATGATCCTGCTGGCGCTCGGCCTGTATCTGCTCAGCCGGTTCACCTTCACCGGCTTCTCCTCCCGCAACCTCGGCAAGCCCCTGCGGAAGCGTTTCCTCTCTCCGTTGGGCCTGGTGGCCGGGTTCGTCGACGCCACCGGCGGAGGCGGCTGGGGCCCCGTCGGCACCCCCGCGATCCTCGCCAGCGGACGGCTGGAGCCCCGCAAGGTCATCGGCTCCATCGACACCAGCGAGTTCCTCGTCACCGTCGCCGCGAGCATCGGCTTCCTCACGGGCCTGGGCTCCCAGGGCGTCAACTGGACGTGGGCCGGGGCGCTTCTCGTCGGCGGCGTCGTGGCCGCACCGATCGCGGCATGGCTGGTACGGCACGTCCCGCCGCGAATCCTCGGCTCCGCAGTCGGCGGCATCATCGTCATCACCAACACCCGTACGCTGCTCGACAGCGACTGGATCGCCGCCTCGGGCCCCGTGAAGACCGTGGTGTACGTGCTGCTCTACGCGATCTGGGCAGCCGCGCTCGCCTACTCCGTGAAGGAGCAC
- a CDS encoding RrF2 family transcriptional regulator — protein sequence MRISARADYAVRAALELAAAGDDCPVKAETIAEAQGVPRKFLEGILNDMRRGGLVVSRRGGQGGYKLGAPAETITVADVIRVVDGPLVSVRGERPPALSYTGPAESLLPLWIAVRANVRAILGEVTLADVACSRLPERVHKLAEQPESWTNP from the coding sequence ATGCGGATCTCGGCGAGAGCGGACTACGCGGTACGTGCCGCGCTGGAACTGGCGGCCGCGGGCGACGACTGCCCGGTCAAGGCCGAGACGATCGCGGAGGCGCAGGGCGTGCCCCGCAAGTTCCTCGAGGGCATCCTCAACGACATGCGCAGGGGCGGCCTCGTCGTCAGCCGCCGCGGCGGCCAGGGCGGCTACAAGCTGGGCGCGCCCGCCGAGACGATCACCGTCGCCGATGTGATCCGCGTCGTGGACGGTCCGCTGGTGTCGGTGCGCGGCGAACGCCCCCCGGCGCTCTCCTACACCGGACCGGCCGAGTCGCTGCTGCCGCTGTGGATCGCGGTGCGCGCCAACGTACGGGCGATCCTGGGTGAGGTGACGCTCGCGGACGTGGCGTGCTCCAGGCTTCCCGAGCGTGTCCACAAGCTGGCGGAGCAGCCCGAATCGTGGACGAACCCCTGA
- a CDS encoding thioesterase family protein produces the protein MSEETSSAEAFFERVADDRFVPTEYTRGPWSADSQHAGPPAALLGRAVRMRDGAREDMRLARITFEITSPVPLKPLTVATRVLRQGRSVELVEASLTPEGADEVMRARALRIRTLPGSVPQSAPGPEVPGPEAAAVEPFFPVPWDVGYHTGMEARFAHGSFLGRGPAACWLRMRVPLVEGEKTAPLDRVLAAADSGNGVSNVLDFSQHLFVNPDLTVHLHRHPVGEWVCVDARTSVDSAGVGMTEAALHDEEGPIGRGVQSLFVAERG, from the coding sequence GTGAGTGAAGAGACCAGTTCGGCCGAGGCCTTCTTCGAGCGGGTCGCGGACGACCGGTTCGTCCCGACCGAGTACACCCGCGGACCCTGGTCCGCGGACAGCCAGCACGCGGGCCCGCCGGCGGCCCTGCTGGGGCGGGCGGTGCGGATGCGCGACGGCGCCCGCGAGGACATGCGCCTGGCGAGAATCACCTTCGAGATCACCAGCCCCGTGCCGCTGAAGCCGCTGACGGTGGCGACCCGCGTGCTACGGCAGGGACGCAGCGTCGAACTGGTCGAGGCGTCGCTGACCCCCGAGGGCGCCGACGAGGTCATGCGAGCGCGGGCGCTGCGCATCCGTACGCTCCCCGGCTCCGTACCGCAGTCGGCACCGGGGCCCGAGGTCCCCGGCCCCGAGGCCGCGGCGGTCGAGCCCTTCTTCCCCGTCCCCTGGGACGTCGGCTACCACACCGGCATGGAGGCCCGGTTCGCCCACGGCTCGTTCCTCGGACGCGGGCCCGCGGCCTGCTGGCTGCGGATGCGGGTGCCGCTGGTGGAGGGCGAGAAGACGGCACCGCTGGACCGGGTGCTGGCGGCAGCGGACTCGGGGAACGGCGTGAGCAACGTGCTGGACTTCTCCCAACACCTCTTCGTCAACCCGGACTTGACCGTTCACCTCCATCGGCACCCTGTGGGCGAATGGGTGTGCGTGGACGCGCGTACGAGCGTCGACTCGGCCGGAGTCGGCATGACCGAGGCCGCGCTCCACGACGAGGAGGGACCGATCGGGCGCGGCGTGCAGAGCCTGTTCGTGGCCGAACGGGGCTGA